From one Acinonyx jubatus isolate Ajub_Pintada_27869175 chromosome B1, VMU_Ajub_asm_v1.0, whole genome shotgun sequence genomic stretch:
- the DDIT4L gene encoding DNA damage-inducible transcript 4-like protein, whose product MVATGSLSSKNPGSISELLDHGFHPGSLLNDFDYWDYAVPEPNLNEVIFEETTCQSLVKMLENCLSKSKQTKLGCSRVLVPEKLTQRIAQDVLRLSSTEPCGLRGCVMHVNLEIENVCKKLDKIVCDSSVVPTFELTLVFKQENCSWTSFRDFFFSRGRFSSGLRRTLILSSGFRLVKKKLYSLIGTTVIEEC is encoded by the exons ATGGTTGCAACTGGCAGTTTGAGCAGTAAGAACCCGGGCAGCATTTCAGAGTTGCTGGACCATGGCTTCCACCCGGGGAGCCTGCTGAACG ATTTTGACTACTGGGATTATGCTGTTCCTGAACCCAACCTCAATGAGGTGATATTTGAGGAGACGACTTGCCAGAGTCTGGTTAAAATGCTGGAAAACTGTCTGTCCAAATCAAAGCAAACCAAACTTGGTTGCTCAAGAGTCCTTGTCCCTGAGAAACTGACCCAGAGAATCGCTCAAGATGTCCTGCGGCTTTCCTCCACGGAGCCCTGTGGCCTGCGAGGCTGTGTTATGCACGTGAACTTGGAAATTGAAAACGTATGTAAAAAGCTGGATAAGATTGTGTGTGATTCGAGCGTGGTGCCCACTTTTGAGCTCACACTTGTCTTTAAGCAGGAGAACTGCTCATGGACTAGCTTCAGGGACTTTTTCTTCAGCCGAGGTCGCTTCTCATCTGGCCTCAGGCGGACTCTGATCCTGAGTTCAGGATTCCGCCTCGTTAAGAAAAAGCTTTACTCCTTGATTGGAACAACAGTCATTGAGGAGTGCTGA